Proteins co-encoded in one Aerococcaceae bacterium DSM 111021 genomic window:
- a CDS encoding phosphoribosylaminoimidazolesuccinocarboxamide synthase — protein sequence MELIYHGKTKDIYQNDQNSIVLKFKDDLTGSDGEFDPGANQIGLSIDGMGKLNLKLTSYFFDLLNKAGIPTHFIESNVSENAMTVKKAEVFGQGIEVITRFKATGSFIRRYGSYIEDGSTLKDYFEITLKDDDREDPLITKAGILALNIMSENQYQTLVELNHNIAYIIKEELEKYDLDLYDIKLEFGYIKDSNDIILIDEISGGNMRVYKENHILGPVELAQIFVSI from the coding sequence ATGGAATTAATCTATCACGGAAAGACAAAAGATATATATCAAAATGATCAAAACTCTATCGTTTTAAAGTTTAAAGATGACTTAACAGGCAGTGATGGTGAGTTTGACCCAGGTGCGAATCAAATAGGTTTATCAATAGATGGCATGGGTAAATTAAATCTAAAGCTCACTTCTTACTTTTTCGACTTACTTAATAAAGCTGGAATTCCGACGCATTTCATCGAATCGAATGTTTCCGAGAATGCAATGACGGTAAAGAAAGCGGAAGTTTTTGGTCAAGGTATTGAAGTTATTACTCGGTTCAAGGCAACTGGCTCATTTATTCGTCGTTATGGTTCGTATATCGAAGACGGGTCTACTTTAAAGGACTATTTTGAAATAACTTTAAAAGATGATGACCGTGAGGATCCATTGATTACAAAAGCTGGGATTTTAGCATTAAACATTATGTCAGAAAATCAATATCAAACTTTAGTTGAATTAAACCATAATATTGCATACATAATTAAAGAGGAATTAGAAAAATATGACTTAGATTTGTATGATATAAAATTGGAGTTTGGCTATATAAAAGATTCGAACGACATTATCTTAATTGATGAGATATCAGGTGGGAATATGCGTGTATATAAAGAGAACCATATTCTTGGCCCAGTCGAATTAGCGCAAATTTTTGTAAGCATTTAA
- a CDS encoding phosphoribosylformylglycinamidine synthase has product MSNFILVPAQDSSFLLKEAHNFLGITNLEAVKQYDVFETTDDIDLNLVLPLFDEGVIYSNLDEFQTSSSLRYRQVLGQYDEIEEMTNRIIQNIKGHDLTLHHSKIIQLSGVSSDEFELFKTYFVNETEIELVSFEELNFDMGISQGLDLHVVDNFNELDDEGLNELLKNYSMDLSDIKVVQDYFKSEGERPTIFQLKVIDTYWSDHCRHTTFMTELQNISVSEGKYQEAIEQTIARYNDVRQSVYADRPKMKAITLMDLATINAKHAKQLGLLDNLDESDEVNACCVRIKVDVEGKDEDYLLYFKNETHNHPTEIEPFGGAATCIGGGIRDPLSGRSFVHQAMRITGAKNPLTYFDETRDGKLPQRIISQRAAQGYSDYANQIGQASGYVREYYHDGFEAKRMELGALVAAAPIDNVVRIKPDPTDAIILLGGRTGRDGLGAAVGSSMVQTEKSIELQGAEVQKGSPTIERKIIRLFRNSEATRLIKKSNDFGAGGVSVAIGELADGLIIDLDKVPTKYPGMDPSEIALSESQERMAVVVAQSDIDKFIALSESEDIEATVVAEVTDSDYMVMQYNGEEVLRLKRSFLDSNGGVKVADAKINFSDIEDYFTDSRDIIDQLQDVNNTSQKGLAQNFDFTIGKNTVLAPLGGVNQITPQEGMVAKIPVLGQDTSTVSVMTVSFKPTLAQISPFHGAYYAVANSIAKAVALGVSYQDVRLTFQEFFERMIDSENWGKPTGALLGAFNLMEQLGLAAIGGKDSMSGTFEDLQVPPSLVSFAVATTDVSKVNSRELKATDSKVLLLEAKLNQDDLVNTNELKDLFQTITNLINQGEVRSISTTDNKTIEMNLIEMALGNDIGFEMNMDYANKKSALGFLIEVSKDTEVNESHTVAITNESNLGTFEQAYDLNTLKEAYTEPLNDIFTDIELVEALPKLPELSVPSVSSEAKVLIPVMTGVHGEYDLYESFKRYTNNVDFFIIKEELDYQTSIREFAQIIENYDVIAFPDGSIMSNRFEYGQAIDFVIQDLKDELENFIQSKHIIAIGASFAGFVRSGLIEFGKVQKGTSIKFKSNPYDKFVSTVVSANIINESDYGPIGSYSTALAGYTLNIELDESQFDKQILSKYTSFFENSLGIDAMTDPSGHILGINSNIERFNLDGFNNLNVNESPFIANLLTKINLAL; this is encoded by the coding sequence ATGAGCAATTTTATTTTAGTGCCAGCACAAGATTCTTCGTTCTTGTTAAAGGAAGCACATAATTTTCTAGGTATAACCAATTTAGAAGCGGTGAAACAATACGATGTTTTTGAGACAACTGACGATATCGATCTTAACTTAGTATTGCCTTTGTTTGATGAAGGGGTTATTTATTCAAATTTAGATGAATTCCAAACATCATCAAGCTTACGTTACCGCCAAGTTCTTGGTCAGTATGACGAAATAGAAGAGATGACAAATCGTATCATTCAAAACATTAAGGGCCATGACTTAACATTACACCACTCAAAAATTATTCAATTATCAGGCGTTAGTTCTGATGAATTTGAATTATTTAAAACTTACTTTGTTAATGAAACAGAAATCGAATTAGTTTCATTTGAAGAGTTAAACTTTGATATGGGGATAAGCCAAGGTTTAGACTTACATGTAGTAGATAATTTTAATGAATTGGACGATGAAGGATTAAACGAGTTACTAAAAAATTATTCAATGGATCTATCTGATATTAAAGTAGTTCAGGATTACTTTAAATCAGAAGGTGAAAGACCTACGATATTCCAGTTAAAGGTAATAGATACTTATTGGTCAGATCATTGTCGACATACAACTTTTATGACTGAATTACAAAATATCTCTGTTTCTGAAGGGAAATATCAAGAGGCTATTGAGCAAACAATCGCAAGATATAATGATGTTCGCCAGTCTGTTTATGCAGATCGACCAAAGATGAAAGCAATCACTTTGATGGATCTGGCCACAATTAACGCAAAACATGCCAAACAACTTGGTTTGCTTGATAATTTAGATGAATCAGACGAAGTAAATGCATGTTGTGTGCGCATAAAAGTGGATGTAGAAGGTAAGGATGAGGATTACTTACTTTACTTCAAGAATGAAACGCATAATCATCCAACAGAGATTGAACCATTTGGAGGGGCAGCGACATGTATTGGTGGTGGAATTCGTGATCCATTATCTGGACGTAGTTTTGTACATCAAGCAATGCGTATTACAGGGGCAAAAAACCCACTGACTTATTTTGATGAGACACGTGATGGCAAATTACCTCAACGAATCATTAGTCAGCGTGCAGCTCAAGGATATAGTGATTACGCCAACCAAATTGGACAAGCAAGTGGTTATGTACGTGAATATTACCATGATGGCTTTGAAGCTAAACGAATGGAATTAGGTGCTTTAGTAGCAGCAGCGCCCATTGACAATGTAGTACGAATTAAACCCGACCCAACTGATGCGATTATTTTACTTGGTGGACGTACTGGGCGTGACGGTTTAGGTGCTGCAGTAGGTTCATCAATGGTTCAAACTGAAAAATCTATCGAATTACAAGGTGCTGAAGTTCAAAAAGGTAGCCCAACAATTGAACGAAAGATTATCCGATTATTTAGAAACAGTGAAGCAACTCGTTTAATTAAAAAATCAAATGATTTTGGAGCAGGTGGTGTATCTGTTGCGATTGGTGAGTTGGCTGATGGATTAATTATCGATTTAGATAAAGTTCCAACTAAGTACCCTGGTATGGATCCAAGTGAAATTGCTTTATCCGAATCACAAGAGCGAATGGCAGTCGTAGTAGCTCAATCAGATATTGATAAGTTTATAGCTTTATCTGAATCTGAAGATATAGAAGCGACAGTGGTTGCAGAAGTGACTGACTCTGACTACATGGTTATGCAATATAACGGAGAAGAAGTGCTTAGACTTAAGCGTTCATTCTTGGATTCTAACGGAGGCGTTAAAGTAGCCGACGCAAAAATTAACTTCTCAGACATTGAAGATTACTTTACTGATTCGCGAGATATTATAGATCAATTACAAGATGTAAATAATACCAGTCAAAAAGGATTAGCACAAAATTTTGACTTCACGATAGGGAAGAATACCGTGTTAGCTCCTTTAGGAGGCGTGAATCAAATAACTCCACAAGAAGGTATGGTCGCTAAAATACCAGTGTTAGGACAGGATACGTCGACCGTTTCAGTTATGACCGTATCATTTAAACCTACATTGGCACAGATATCTCCATTTCACGGAGCATACTATGCAGTAGCGAATTCGATTGCAAAAGCTGTAGCTCTTGGTGTATCTTATCAAGATGTGCGTTTAACTTTCCAAGAATTTTTCGAGCGTATGATTGATTCAGAGAACTGGGGTAAACCGACAGGTGCTTTACTTGGTGCATTTAATTTGATGGAACAACTTGGTTTAGCTGCAATTGGTGGTAAAGACAGTATGAGTGGAACGTTTGAGGACTTACAAGTACCTCCTTCTTTAGTTAGTTTTGCTGTCGCAACGACTGATGTAAGCAAGGTCAATTCACGTGAACTCAAAGCAACGGATTCTAAAGTATTATTATTAGAGGCAAAGCTAAATCAAGATGACTTAGTAAATACGAATGAATTAAAAGACCTATTCCAGACAATTACGAACTTAATTAATCAAGGTGAAGTAAGGTCTATTTCAACAACCGATAATAAAACAATTGAAATGAATCTCATTGAGATGGCATTAGGAAATGATATTGGCTTTGAAATGAATATGGATTATGCTAATAAAAAATCAGCTCTAGGATTTTTAATTGAAGTAAGTAAAGATACAGAAGTGAATGAATCGCATACTGTGGCTATAACAAATGAAAGTAACTTAGGCACATTTGAGCAAGCATATGATCTAAATACATTAAAAGAAGCTTATACAGAACCACTAAATGATATTTTTACTGATATTGAATTGGTTGAAGCTCTTCCAAAGCTACCTGAATTATCTGTACCTAGCGTTTCTTCAGAAGCTAAGGTCTTAATTCCTGTTATGACAGGCGTTCATGGAGAATATGATTTATATGAATCATTCAAACGTTACACAAATAACGTTGATTTCTTTATCATTAAAGAAGAGCTAGACTATCAAACATCTATTCGAGAATTTGCTCAAATTATTGAAAATTATGATGTCATTGCATTCCCAGATGGATCGATTATGTCGAACCGTTTTGAATATGGACAAGCTATTGATTTCGTTATTCAAGACTTAAAAGATGAATTAGAAAACTTTATTCAATCGAAGCATATTATCGCAATTGGTGCATCATTTGCAGGTTTTGTGAGAAGTGGACTCATTGAATTTGGAAAAGTACAAAAGGGAACGAGCATAAAATTCAAGTCAAATCCTTACGATAAATTTGTTTCAACAGTTGTATCTGCGAATATTATTAACGAATCTGACTATGGTCCAATTGGTTCATACTCAACTGCTTTAGCGGGCTACACATTGAATATTGAATTGGATGAGAGTCAGTTTGATAAGCAAATTCTATCAAAATATACTTCATTCTTTGAAAATAGTTTAGGTATTGATGCGATGACCGATCCAAGCGGACACATTCTAGGTATTAATTCAAATATTGAACGATTTAACTTAGATGGATTCAATAACTTGAATGTGAATGAATCTCCGTTTATAGCGAATTTACTAACAAAAATTAATCTTGCGCTTTAA
- a CDS encoding substrate-binding domain-containing protein, whose amino-acid sequence MSKRKTATLQSIADDHGVSIATVSRVLNNKGNVSDPLKTIITQTLFENGYEIAIEELESKTIVVFVPDYANPFNVDVLSGIEKAAKLSDYKMVLTRTKTTTSDIDYYLSLIENINAIGIISLSPFDQAETVKKLNSIIPTVMCSDYIFHNDLSFVSIDDDKSAYNATKFLIKSGRKKILHVTSTLNHNYAVLRQRGFLKACNDYNLDVSENDIMYFSTINYDIAYSQLNYYLSVNSDIDGIFASSDIFAAAAIKAALNNNLNIPTDISIVGFDNIDLANIVSPNLTTVNQPRFDLGFQALELVREKIEKNNRIEKQIFLETNLIVRSST is encoded by the coding sequence ATGAGTAAGCGAAAAACAGCTACATTACAGTCTATTGCTGATGATCATGGCGTTTCTATCGCAACAGTATCAAGGGTCCTGAACAATAAAGGCAATGTAAGTGACCCCTTGAAGACAATCATTACTCAAACTCTATTCGAAAACGGGTATGAAATTGCTATCGAAGAATTAGAATCTAAAACAATTGTTGTATTTGTACCTGATTATGCAAATCCATTCAATGTGGATGTTTTATCAGGAATTGAAAAAGCAGCTAAACTTTCTGATTACAAGATGGTCCTTACGCGAACAAAAACAACAACATCAGACATAGACTATTATTTATCCTTGATTGAGAATATTAATGCGATTGGAATTATCTCACTTTCTCCATTCGATCAAGCTGAGACAGTCAAAAAATTGAATAGTATTATACCGACTGTTATGTGTTCAGATTACATTTTTCATAATGATTTATCTTTTGTTAGTATCGATGATGATAAGTCTGCCTATAATGCAACTAAGTTTCTAATTAAATCCGGGCGAAAGAAAATTCTCCATGTTACCTCTACGCTCAATCACAATTATGCAGTCTTACGGCAAAGAGGTTTTCTAAAGGCGTGTAATGATTATAATTTAGATGTATCAGAAAATGATATTATGTACTTTTCAACTATTAACTATGATATCGCTTATTCACAACTTAATTATTATTTGAGCGTTAATAGTGATATAGATGGGATTTTCGCGAGTTCTGATATCTTTGCTGCAGCTGCTATAAAAGCAGCATTAAATAATAATTTAAATATCCCAACTGATATATCAATAGTCGGCTTTGATAATATAGATTTAGCCAATATCGTTAGTCCTAATTTAACGACAGTCAATCAACCTCGTTTTGATTTAGGTTTTCAAGCTTTAGAATTAGTGCGTGAAAAAATCGAAAAGAATAACAGAATTGAGAAGCAAATATTCCTTGAGACAAATCTAATTGTTAGAAGTTCAACATAA
- a CDS encoding Gfo/Idh/MocA family oxidoreductase — translation MKDLNVAVIGIGFLGIQHIEAIRRLPNTKVVAIVGRDLKKTERQANELGVDWAFNSVSDLLNSDLDIDIVHNCTPNGLHYSINKQLIEASIHVFGEKPFTKNATESMELVELAKRHDIKGGINFNYRQNIMVTEMREQVKQRIIGNPWFVHVEYLQDWLLYQEDYNWRMDPEMGGESRAIGDIGSHCFDTIQHILGERIIEVEVKNLRKFDQRFENGQTHNISNEDVSIIFATFESGLKGLIRLSQVTSGKKNEFKISVEGDKQTLEWNQEKPDKLWIGNRDIGNTEIYASEQYLTDTAKDVAILPNGHPVGWHDALTQGIRNFYEDIRTNTNSDYVNFEQAHYIMKIIDACILSDIEGKAAKVN, via the coding sequence ATGAAAGATTTAAACGTAGCTGTTATCGGAATAGGTTTTCTTGGAATACAACATATTGAAGCTATACGACGACTTCCTAATACAAAGGTTGTTGCCATTGTAGGACGCGATTTAAAAAAGACAGAACGTCAAGCAAACGAATTAGGTGTTGATTGGGCATTTAATTCTGTTTCAGATTTATTGAATTCAGATTTAGACATTGATATTGTTCATAATTGCACACCAAATGGCCTTCATTATTCTATTAACAAACAATTAATCGAAGCAAGTATTCACGTTTTCGGAGAAAAACCATTTACTAAAAATGCAACCGAATCTATGGAATTAGTAGAATTAGCTAAAAGGCATGATATTAAGGGTGGTATTAACTTTAATTATCGTCAAAATATCATGGTAACTGAGATGAGAGAGCAAGTAAAACAACGGATTATTGGGAATCCTTGGTTTGTTCATGTGGAATACTTACAAGATTGGTTACTTTATCAAGAGGATTATAATTGGCGAATGGATCCTGAGATGGGTGGAGAATCCAGGGCAATTGGTGATATTGGCTCTCATTGTTTTGATACTATCCAACATATACTTGGAGAACGCATTATAGAAGTCGAAGTGAAAAATCTACGCAAATTTGATCAACGGTTTGAGAATGGACAGACACATAATATATCAAACGAAGATGTTTCGATTATTTTCGCAACTTTTGAAAGCGGTTTAAAAGGATTGATCCGCTTATCACAAGTCACATCAGGGAAGAAAAATGAATTTAAAATATCTGTAGAGGGGGATAAACAGACGTTAGAGTGGAATCAAGAAAAACCAGATAAATTATGGATTGGGAATAGAGATATTGGTAATACAGAGATTTATGCATCTGAACAGTATTTAACTGATACTGCAAAAGATGTAGCGATCTTGCCGAATGGTCATCCTGTCGGCTGGCATGATGCTTTGACGCAAGGTATACGCAATTTTTACGAAGATATAAGAACAAATACTAACTCGGACTATGTAAATTTTGAACAAGCACATTATATTATGAAAATTATAGATGCATGTATATTGAGTGATATAGAAGGTAAAGCAGCTAAAGTCAATTAA
- a CDS encoding substrate-binding domain-containing protein: protein MKNLKKLLVIMATLFISIAGINIASLTQVQAQDEPGELAIIIPGAEHGWLAGVAYFAELKAEELGIENYRILTSSNVNEQASQIDEVLAQEVGAVVLLPHTDELSLSAQKLVDADIPLIVFDRRVDVDYTAYVAGSNPEIGEVTAELLGEELEGSGKIAVLNNPSAGSVSYERVDAFKAVMEENYADIELVDMTVENFTQEAGLSVATDMLVANPELDAIFSIDDESSLGILQAIKDAGREDIQFLSGAGGSQAYFQQIADSEDINLFTATYSPSMIGDAVEEAWKVLNGEDVEQDQIVSPTIVNSDNVDEFLDENSPY, encoded by the coding sequence ATGAAAAACTTAAAAAAACTGCTCGTTATAATGGCAACTTTGTTTATAAGCATAGCTGGGATAAATATCGCATCATTAACTCAAGTTCAAGCACAAGATGAACCAGGTGAATTAGCTATTATAATACCTGGAGCAGAGCATGGTTGGTTGGCAGGAGTCGCATATTTTGCTGAATTAAAAGCTGAAGAATTAGGTATCGAAAACTACCGTATTTTAACAAGTTCTAACGTTAATGAACAAGCTTCTCAAATTGATGAAGTACTTGCTCAAGAAGTCGGTGCAGTTGTATTACTACCACATACAGATGAATTATCTTTATCTGCTCAAAAACTAGTTGATGCAGATATACCTTTGATTGTTTTTGATCGTCGTGTTGATGTTGACTATACGGCTTATGTTGCTGGAAGTAATCCAGAAATTGGTGAAGTAACAGCAGAACTACTAGGAGAAGAATTAGAAGGATCAGGTAAAATCGCTGTATTAAACAACCCAAGTGCTGGGTCTGTAAGTTATGAGCGTGTAGATGCATTTAAAGCAGTTATGGAAGAGAATTATGCTGATATTGAATTAGTCGATATGACAGTTGAAAACTTTACTCAAGAAGCTGGACTAAGTGTGGCAACGGATATGTTAGTAGCTAATCCTGAATTAGATGCGATCTTCTCTATTGATGATGAGTCATCATTAGGAATTCTGCAAGCTATTAAAGACGCTGGTCGTGAAGATATTCAATTCTTATCTGGAGCTGGTGGCTCACAAGCATACTTCCAACAAATAGCTGATAGTGAAGACATCAATTTATTTACAGCAACTTACTCACCATCTATGATTGGTGATGCAGTTGAAGAAGCTTGGAAAGTATTAAATGGTGAAGACGTTGAGCAAGATCAAATTGTATCACCTACAATTGTAAATAGTGATAATGTTGATGAATTCCTAGATGAAAACTCTCCGTATTAA
- a CDS encoding sugar ABC transporter ATP-binding protein: MNPVAEMKEITKSFGNNHVLKKVDFTLMPGSIHALLGENGTGKTTLMNILGNIISKDSGSIKLFGSAYDETKVKKQVAFIHQELSLINDLTVFENVYLGRELKKGLFLDKKAMKEETEKYIDMLDVDLEANQLVSTLNPALKQITEILRAVMQQAKIIIMDEPTSSLTDVEIDHVFNVIQNLKKNGVSIIFISHKLNEVLTICDAYTIMRDGLVVATGDVTDELTEAHLSSHMVGKELSTETIYKQRTIGNTVLELSELTKDRQFKNVNMSLKKGEILGVTGLLGDGRSELFMSVVGANTPYYGTIRVNEKVVTINNTTQAMKNKITYVPKNRKENGIVSDLSIKENMTLSILKNFYKNGLLNSKAIHDHNENYINELFIKVSDTDDLITTLSGGNQQKVVLAKALGSQPDIVILDNPTQGVDVGAKLEIYTLIMKLAAEGISFIILSSEFPELYNLCDRVYVMFHGRVKHEFNREALNEEDIMLIATGGSINE; this comes from the coding sequence ATGAATCCTGTTGCAGAAATGAAAGAAATTACCAAGTCATTTGGTAATAATCATGTTTTGAAAAAAGTAGATTTTACATTAATGCCAGGATCCATCCATGCGCTTCTCGGAGAAAATGGTACTGGAAAAACGACACTTATGAATATCCTTGGGAATATTATTTCCAAGGATTCTGGTTCAATTAAACTCTTTGGATCCGCATATGATGAGACTAAAGTAAAAAAACAAGTCGCTTTTATTCATCAAGAACTCTCTTTAATTAATGATTTGACGGTCTTTGAAAATGTCTATTTAGGCCGAGAATTAAAGAAAGGACTCTTTTTAGATAAGAAAGCTATGAAAGAAGAAACAGAAAAATATATAGACATGTTAGATGTTGATTTAGAAGCAAACCAATTAGTTTCTACTTTGAATCCTGCATTAAAACAAATTACTGAAATACTTAGAGCTGTTATGCAACAAGCAAAAATTATTATTATGGACGAACCAACGTCGTCGCTGACAGATGTTGAAATTGATCATGTGTTTAATGTTATCCAAAATTTAAAAAAGAATGGCGTAAGTATTATCTTTATCTCACATAAATTGAATGAAGTGTTAACAATATGTGACGCCTACACAATTATGCGAGATGGTCTTGTTGTTGCGACTGGAGATGTAACGGATGAACTTACTGAAGCTCATTTAAGTAGTCATATGGTAGGGAAAGAATTAAGTACTGAAACGATATATAAACAAAGAACTATTGGTAATACAGTTTTGGAATTATCCGAGTTGACGAAAGACAGACAATTTAAAAATGTTAATATGTCGCTTAAAAAAGGGGAAATTTTAGGGGTTACGGGGTTACTAGGTGATGGACGAAGTGAATTGTTTATGTCCGTTGTTGGAGCTAATACGCCTTATTACGGTACGATTCGAGTCAATGAGAAGGTAGTTACAATAAATAATACAACTCAGGCGATGAAAAATAAAATTACCTATGTACCAAAAAATCGAAAAGAGAATGGTATTGTCTCTGACTTAAGTATAAAAGAAAATATGACCTTGTCTATTTTGAAGAACTTTTACAAAAATGGACTTTTAAATAGTAAAGCGATTCATGATCATAATGAAAACTACATTAATGAGTTATTTATTAAAGTATCAGATACAGATGATCTAATCACCACTTTATCGGGAGGGAATCAGCAAAAGGTCGTTCTTGCTAAGGCGCTTGGGAGTCAACCAGATATTGTCATATTAGACAATCCGACTCAAGGGGTGGATGTTGGAGCGAAACTAGAAATTTATACGTTGATAATGAAACTTGCTGCTGAAGGTATTAGTTTTATTATACTTTCAAGTGAATTTCCAGAATTGTATAACTTGTGTGACCGTGTATACGTGATGTTTCATGGGAGAGTAAAACATGAATTCAATCGAGAAGCGTTAAATGAGGAAGATATAATGCTAATTGCGACAGGAGGTTCAATAAATGAATGA
- a CDS encoding ABC transporter permease: MDKIKTIFANHSAAIALLFIIIIGIILRGDVFFTYSNLMNILMNNSFIGIISLGMTLIILTGNIDLAVGSQLALSGLFAVTLLNNTESVFIAIFGAILVGAVTGGLSGMAVSYFNIPSFIVTLGTMQIYRSFAQYFYNGGGVMATSNNSEHFTNISNFRLFGEIPMPIVYWIIISILMMVFVRKTAFGRHIFAVGSNERATFLSSVNIHRIKIGVFIMSGVLVAIAGVLEASRLGSMNSASSGRSYEMDAIAAVVIGGTAMNGGRGSIIGTVFGTLTIGIINNLMNLLGVPSFLVGAIKGFIIIGAVMLQKVMSKHKE, translated from the coding sequence ATGGACAAAATTAAAACAATTTTTGCGAACCATAGTGCAGCAATAGCATTGTTATTTATTATTATTATTGGAATCATTCTAAGAGGTGATGTGTTTTTTACCTATAGTAATTTGATGAATATTTTAATGAACAATTCATTTATTGGCATTATATCCTTAGGGATGACTTTAATTATACTGACTGGAAATATTGATTTAGCTGTAGGGTCTCAACTAGCCTTATCTGGGTTATTTGCGGTAACTTTGTTAAACAATACAGAAAGTGTATTCATAGCAATCTTTGGTGCAATCTTAGTAGGGGCAGTAACTGGTGGACTATCTGGTATGGCTGTATCTTACTTCAACATACCATCTTTTATAGTCACTTTAGGAACCATGCAAATTTATCGATCATTTGCTCAGTACTTTTACAATGGTGGAGGAGTGATGGCAACTTCAAATAATTCTGAACACTTCACGAATATTTCGAATTTCCGCCTGTTTGGAGAAATACCTATGCCGATTGTATATTGGATTATTATTAGTATCTTAATGATGGTTTTTGTACGGAAAACGGCATTCGGTCGACACATCTTTGCTGTAGGAAGTAATGAACGTGCGACATTCTTATCATCGGTAAATATTCATCGAATTAAAATAGGTGTGTTTATCATGTCTGGGGTACTCGTTGCCATTGCTGGTGTTTTAGAAGCATCTCGTTTAGGAAGTATGAACTCTGCTTCATCGGGCCGTTCTTACGAAATGGATGCAATAGCGGCTGTTGTAATAGGTGGAACCGCAATGAACGGTGGACGTGGAAGTATCATTGGAACAGTTTTTGGTACATTGACTATTGGTATTATTAACAATTTGATGAATCTATTAGGAGTCCCTTCATTTTTAGTTGGAGCGATTAAAGGGTTTATTATTATTGGCGCAGTGATGTTACAAAAAGTAATGTCTAAACATAAAGAGTAG
- a CDS encoding sugar phosphate isomerase/epimerase has protein sequence MKLGLVTAILEHMNFEQVIDFASENQIDSVELACWPSGEAGRRYAGVSHIDVRSLTEEKVNYIKDYAEKRHVTISALAYYPNPLSGDRQKRDEVVEHLMHVITAADQLDVNLVTTFIGRDQTKSLSENLATIESVWRPILDLAEAKQVKIAIENCPMLFTEDEWPGGQNIMTSPSNWRKVFNILDSDYLGLNFDPSHCIWQQLDYIKPLYEFKDKLFFIHFKDMKLYREKLADVGVMATPLEYMTPKLPGYGDVNWLAFLSALSDIGYDGPTSIEIEDKAFEGSRAAIEDSIKHSVKYMRNVMY, from the coding sequence ATGAAATTAGGCTTAGTAACAGCAATACTAGAACATATGAATTTTGAACAAGTGATTGATTTTGCCTCAGAAAACCAGATAGATAGTGTTGAATTAGCGTGTTGGCCAAGTGGAGAAGCAGGGCGGCGGTATGCCGGGGTCTCACACATTGATGTGAGAAGTTTAACTGAAGAAAAAGTTAACTACATTAAAGACTATGCGGAGAAACGGCATGTAACTATTTCGGCTTTAGCATACTATCCTAATCCGTTATCAGGTGACAGACAAAAGCGTGACGAAGTGGTAGAACATTTGATGCATGTAATCACAGCAGCGGACCAATTAGATGTAAACTTAGTAACTACATTTATTGGGCGGGATCAAACAAAGTCATTATCAGAGAATTTGGCTACTATAGAAAGTGTATGGAGGCCTATATTAGACTTGGCAGAAGCTAAACAAGTTAAAATTGCGATTGAAAACTGTCCTATGTTGTTCACAGAAGATGAATGGCCAGGCGGTCAGAACATTATGACTAGCCCTTCAAATTGGCGGAAAGTTTTTAATATCCTTGATAGTGATTACTTGGGGTTAAATTTTGATCCCTCACACTGTATCTGGCAACAATTAGACTATATTAAACCTTTATATGAGTTCAAAGATAAGCTATTCTTTATTCACTTTAAAGACATGAAACTATATCGCGAAAAATTAGCGGATGTTGGTGTGATGGCTACTCCATTAGAGTACATGACCCCAAAATTGCCTGGTTATGGTGATGTTAATTGGTTAGCATTTCTTTCAGCCTTATCAGATATTGGATATGATGGTCCTACGAGTATCGAGATAGAGGATAAAGCGTTTGAAGGCTCACGAGCAGCAATCGAAGATTCTATAAAGCACAGTGTTAAATATATGAGGAATGTCATGTATTAA